A genomic region of Candidatus Rhabdochlamydia sp. T3358 contains the following coding sequences:
- a CDS encoding immunity 53 family protein, whose product MKDFLWLQQWFQAHCNGKWEHDHRIHLETIDNPGWFLTIDLEDTELKSKNFQEINDIHRSEEDWVFCAVRNTKFDSACGVENLPGVLKVFRYWAENEPFDFALESTKITEESIEEDDFSWLQQWYQDYCNGDWEHSYGICLKNIGNPGWSLTINVEDTQLEYTNFQQIKIDRSQQDWIFCEVKSLKFEARCGVENLPEVLRVFRHWVIENEPSKNNEYEWDDHVIIKKDAPEQFCPGRTGVVCYMWEIKFEDIAKEFFSELGDWIYIIKFKTGREIRVAGRFLEKYSEV is encoded by the coding sequence ATGAAAGATTTTTTATGGCTTCAACAGTGGTTCCAAGCTCACTGTAATGGTAAATGGGAACATGATCATAGAATCCATCTAGAAACTATCGACAATCCTGGTTGGTTTTTAACAATAGATTTGGAAGACACAGAATTAAAAAGTAAAAATTTCCAAGAGATCAATGACATACATAGATCGGAAGAAGATTGGGTGTTTTGTGCAGTTAGAAACACTAAATTTGACTCAGCTTGTGGTGTTGAAAACTTACCGGGAGTTTTGAAAGTATTTCGTTATTGGGCTGAAAATGAACCATTCGATTTTGCCTTGGAGAGTACCAAAATAACGGAAGAATCTATAGAGGAAGACGATTTTTCATGGCTGCAACAGTGGTATCAGGATTACTGTAACGGAGATTGGGAACACAGCTATGGAATCTGCCTCAAGAATATAGGCAATCCTGGCTGGTCATTAACAATAAATGTGGAAGATACACAACTAGAATATACAAATTTTCAACAGATAAAAATAGATCGATCTCAGCAAGATTGGATATTTTGTGAAGTTAAGAGTCTTAAATTTGAAGCAAGATGTGGTGTTGAAAATCTACCGGAAGTTTTAAGAGTATTTCGTCATTGGGTGATTGAAAATGAGCCATCTAAAAATAATGAATATGAGTGGGATGATCATGTTATTATTAAGAAAGATGCTCCAGAGCAGTTTTGTCCAGGAAGGACTGGGGTTGTGTGTTACATGTGGGAAATCAAATTTGAAGACATTGCAAAAGAATTTTTCTCAGAGTTAGGGGATTGGATTTATATTATAAAATTTAAGACCGGTAGAGAGATTCGAGTTGCTGGTCGTTTTTTGGAGAAATACTCAGAAGTATAG
- the metK gene encoding methionine adenosyltransferase, translating to MSNSYLFTSESVSEGHPDKVADQISDTILDLALAQDPKARVACETLVKTSMVVVAGEISAQAQINWERAIRDLLLNIGYDNVSSGLDANSCSIINAISQQSSDIAIGVDRIEDDQGAGDQGLMFGYATNETDVLMPAPITYAHRLMQRQAFLRKSGKLPWLQPDAKSQVTFCYIDKKPAYVDTIVLSTQHKEEIAYSDLKEAVIEEIIKPVIPSKWITKDTRYLINPTGRFVIGGPQADCGLTGRKIIVDSYGGAARHGGGAFSGKDPSKVDRCAAYMGRYVAKNIVAAGFADRCEIQVSYAIGVAKPTSVFVETFGTNHIDEKKIMQLILQHFDLRPHAIIQQLNLLQPIYAKTAAYGHFGRDDIIFPWENTDKTEELLASFKPKPLEIATP from the coding sequence ATGTCAAATTCCTATTTATTCACTTCGGAATCTGTTTCTGAAGGACATCCTGACAAAGTAGCAGACCAGATTTCAGATACGATCTTAGATCTTGCTTTGGCTCAAGACCCTAAAGCAAGAGTTGCTTGTGAAACTTTAGTTAAAACATCTATGGTCGTTGTTGCAGGAGAAATTAGTGCACAGGCGCAAATAAATTGGGAAAGAGCCATTCGAGATTTACTCCTAAACATAGGCTATGACAACGTAAGTTCCGGTCTTGATGCAAACTCTTGCTCGATTATCAATGCTATTAGCCAACAGTCTAGCGATATTGCTATCGGTGTAGACCGGATAGAAGATGATCAGGGAGCTGGCGACCAAGGATTGATGTTTGGTTATGCTACCAATGAAACAGATGTGCTGATGCCAGCACCAATTACCTATGCTCACCGCTTAATGCAGCGTCAAGCTTTTTTGCGTAAATCAGGTAAATTACCTTGGCTACAGCCAGATGCAAAAAGTCAGGTCACTTTTTGTTATATCGATAAAAAACCAGCTTATGTAGATACGATTGTTTTATCCACACAGCACAAAGAAGAGATTGCTTACTCTGATTTAAAAGAAGCTGTCATTGAAGAGATAATTAAGCCAGTAATCCCTAGTAAATGGATTACAAAAGATACACGTTACCTGATTAATCCTACAGGTCGTTTTGTGATCGGCGGTCCTCAAGCTGACTGCGGTTTAACAGGTCGTAAAATTATTGTGGATTCCTACGGTGGTGCAGCACGTCATGGAGGAGGAGCCTTTTCCGGTAAAGATCCTTCCAAGGTAGATCGCTGTGCAGCTTATATGGGAAGGTATGTTGCTAAAAATATTGTAGCTGCAGGGTTTGCCGATCGCTGTGAAATTCAAGTTTCTTATGCTATTGGCGTAGCAAAACCAACTTCTGTTTTTGTAGAGACATTTGGTACTAATCACATCGATGAGAAAAAGATTATGCAACTTATTCTACAACACTTTGATTTAAGGCCCCATGCTATTATCCAGCAACTTAATTTACTGCAACCGATCTATGCAAAAACCGCCGCGTATGGACATTTTGGAAGAGATGACATCATTTTCCCTTGGGAAAATACTGATAAAACAGAAGAGTTGTTAGCAAGCTTTAAACCTAAACCTTTGGAAATAGCAACGCCTTAA
- a CDS encoding RHS repeat-associated core domain-containing protein, whose translation MRWLLCFILTSRLIAAPFENVGPSTPDEIASLNTNLLIDGYISPLSGQASLHETDLLIKAAQDLTLKRTYVPPQILGRYADKDKIDRLSLGKALLLQERRRWIILPHLWAGYNLHSPYFQVYDPSGFVLEFEICNNKGILKTNAYGLSNLRQAEPDSTADLRNIELLLEQDAVRIIWPDGTERIYQKQFPTLYRLEMELLPNGKTLRYEYNNQALLKILSTDKNGKHTYASIAKVGENTYIGSDGKEAQYHYGTFEVKAKAKIKKVKETLSFRTPILTQASNPTYSNSLQYNERSLLSHYDAKEYPVSFEYFQEKGFVARVQRLNTPSGSVSFSYDPPIAGQKGGWTKAEYANGSSILYRFDQNLLLIAIENWHEGALVNQKTFNYTTKQHIQRIETRDGMGNLLIAHTYECDAKGNALLEKTEGDFGTFLIRRTFTTRGRLLREEREDGLVSEYTYLENTRLLTSKTTLDQTRPDRTRPIRKTTYLYDEANNLIEEAEEGKTYTKYILYPQGPHLHCVQWEEKYDWENQLIHKVHFTYDNYGNCSKQDHFGSDGNLAYSIKKTYDACGNLLEETNPLDQVASYQYDPRGRCIHEIPFSNKLSIDRIFDAKGRLTLIKEKDHVTYFTYNALDDLIEKTNYLGLKTNYTYHPVHHKPILIESPPTLLKITYDSFGREIQQSDAYEAKTTTRYNSYSSPIEIVDPDGGMEAYQYGSNNLLTLQTDPDGLKIAFTYDALGRILSKTVGDYTTWLNYDAYHLIKQIDPEGIATYYKYNLAGQKIEETRANRKTKFRYDSLGFLAAEETANRCITYVHDQIGQLLIKSIDGLLTTHWTYDSAGLVATIKRAETSSFIYDPYNRLIKIVDEEGAQTNITYEERDQVLVKTIRDPRNIETIETYNAHNLLLKREIPGSFCLGSLLEEFEYDRALRLIRQGPLHFSYSPKGNQTSLTEAETRTTFWTYTPGGKIQTKTKPDGTLLSYEYNSQGELIKVSSRLGGSREFQYDRLGRLTKGSGFSRTLDPFGNILKEEFSNGLMLESTYDDWNRPLTRTLPDYSRIVYEYEGPYLRRVTRLNPKGSTLYSHIYEEYNEAGLPLSETGLFQTTYTYDKTGRRTSQINPYLNDTLIYDKAGNLIQRGTVVYTYDKVSQLTSETDKFTALYDQHYNCIEKNGKPQPVDAINQIQGLPYDINGNLTKPGFGFDVFDQLLVEGENLVYDALGRRLQKGHTSYLYIDDEEIGSFEAMQPQELKIPGHQNIVAIEIKNRLYAPVQDVQGTIRYLIDWKTKKIAQENTCDAFGSGLTDAIPYAYAGKRYDAKTNLVYFGKRYYDPELSRWLTRDPLGPIDHSNLYQYVFNNPFAYRDPTGEFAFAIPLLVWGAELVLPSLTAFIVPVAYTALTGITAYAGYKVSQVIYERSYDNVLFKNSSTTQGPSNASKKGTGKGSGRPDKLKPDPDTKGVVAHSVFRRHPETNKVIKYETFKPQTNPRDPAPYESVKRYDGPGSGKGHTNKILKQRIETPHVHDPAYPGGIRPPLPWETPK comes from the coding sequence ATGCGTTGGTTGCTCTGCTTTATCTTAACTTCTCGCCTCATAGCAGCTCCCTTCGAAAACGTAGGACCTTCCACTCCTGATGAAATCGCTTCTTTAAACACAAACCTTCTCATAGATGGATACATCTCCCCTTTATCTGGACAAGCCTCTCTTCATGAAACAGATCTTCTCATTAAAGCAGCACAAGACCTCACCCTTAAAAGAACATACGTTCCTCCGCAAATTCTTGGCCGTTATGCAGACAAAGACAAGATCGATCGTTTGTCTCTAGGAAAAGCCCTTCTACTTCAAGAAAGAAGGCGATGGATCATATTGCCCCATCTTTGGGCTGGGTACAATCTTCATTCTCCTTATTTTCAAGTGTATGATCCAAGCGGCTTTGTCCTAGAGTTCGAAATTTGTAACAATAAAGGTATTTTAAAAACAAATGCTTATGGTCTTAGCAACTTACGACAAGCAGAGCCTGATAGCACAGCTGATCTTCGTAACATAGAGCTCCTGTTAGAGCAAGATGCAGTGCGCATCATTTGGCCAGATGGAACAGAGCGCATCTATCAAAAACAATTCCCCACACTCTATCGCCTAGAAATGGAACTGCTCCCTAATGGAAAAACTCTGCGTTACGAATATAATAACCAAGCGTTACTTAAGATCCTCTCTACAGATAAAAACGGCAAACACACTTATGCCTCTATTGCAAAAGTTGGAGAAAATACCTACATAGGATCAGATGGAAAAGAAGCCCAGTATCATTATGGAACATTCGAAGTTAAAGCTAAGGCAAAAATAAAGAAAGTAAAAGAAACCCTTTCTTTCAGAACCCCCATCCTTACCCAAGCATCTAATCCCACCTATTCAAACTCACTTCAATACAATGAGAGGAGCTTACTCTCCCATTACGATGCAAAAGAGTATCCCGTATCGTTTGAGTATTTCCAAGAAAAAGGCTTTGTTGCTCGTGTCCAACGCTTAAACACCCCATCTGGATCCGTATCTTTCTCTTATGATCCTCCGATTGCAGGACAAAAAGGGGGTTGGACAAAAGCAGAGTATGCAAATGGCTCATCTATTTTATATCGTTTTGACCAAAATCTGCTTCTTATTGCCATCGAAAATTGGCACGAAGGTGCGCTCGTAAACCAAAAGACCTTTAACTACACTACAAAACAGCATATCCAGCGCATCGAAACTCGAGATGGCATGGGAAATCTCCTGATTGCCCACACCTATGAGTGTGATGCTAAAGGGAATGCTCTACTTGAGAAAACAGAAGGAGATTTTGGCACTTTTTTAATTAGAAGGACCTTTACTACAAGAGGCCGTTTACTCCGAGAAGAAAGAGAGGATGGACTAGTTTCTGAATATACTTACCTAGAAAATACACGCCTTCTCACCTCAAAAACCACATTAGATCAGACAAGGCCTGATCGGACAAGGCCCATTCGTAAAACGACTTATCTCTATGACGAAGCTAACAATTTAATCGAAGAGGCTGAGGAAGGAAAAACCTACACAAAATACATTCTTTATCCCCAAGGACCTCATCTACATTGCGTCCAATGGGAAGAAAAATACGACTGGGAAAACCAACTCATCCATAAAGTCCATTTCACTTACGACAACTATGGAAATTGCTCTAAGCAAGATCATTTTGGCTCCGATGGGAATCTAGCCTATAGCATAAAGAAAACCTACGATGCATGTGGAAACCTTTTGGAAGAAACCAACCCTTTAGATCAAGTAGCCTCATACCAATACGACCCTCGAGGGCGTTGCATTCATGAGATTCCCTTTTCGAACAAACTCTCTATTGATCGCATCTTCGATGCCAAAGGAAGACTAACCCTTATCAAAGAAAAAGATCACGTAACTTATTTTACTTACAATGCATTAGATGATTTGATCGAAAAAACAAACTACCTTGGACTGAAAACAAACTACACGTACCATCCTGTCCATCATAAGCCCATCCTGATTGAATCACCTCCCACATTGCTCAAGATAACCTATGATTCTTTCGGCAGAGAAATTCAACAATCCGATGCCTATGAAGCCAAAACAACAACCAGGTACAATAGCTATTCAAGCCCCATTGAGATTGTTGATCCCGATGGCGGAATGGAGGCCTACCAATATGGATCAAACAATCTTTTAACTCTGCAAACCGATCCAGACGGTCTAAAAATAGCTTTTACTTACGATGCTTTAGGAAGGATCCTTTCTAAAACAGTAGGCGACTATACCACTTGGCTTAATTACGATGCCTACCATTTGATTAAACAAATCGATCCTGAAGGTATTGCCACTTACTACAAATACAATTTAGCAGGGCAAAAAATAGAAGAGACAAGAGCTAATCGCAAAACAAAATTTCGCTATGACTCCCTCGGATTTTTAGCAGCCGAAGAAACAGCGAATCGCTGCATCACCTATGTTCATGATCAAATAGGTCAGCTGCTCATAAAATCCATAGATGGCCTTCTGACAACCCATTGGACTTATGATTCAGCAGGTCTTGTTGCAACAATCAAACGAGCAGAAACTTCTTCTTTTATTTATGATCCTTATAACCGTCTAATTAAAATAGTCGATGAGGAAGGCGCACAAACAAACATTACCTATGAGGAAAGAGATCAAGTCTTAGTCAAAACGATCCGAGATCCAAGGAACATAGAGACGATCGAAACCTACAATGCACACAACCTTCTTCTTAAAAGAGAAATCCCAGGCAGCTTCTGCCTAGGCAGTTTATTAGAAGAATTCGAATACGACCGAGCTCTTCGACTCATTAGACAAGGGCCTTTACACTTTTCTTATAGCCCTAAAGGAAACCAAACCTCCCTAACAGAAGCAGAAACCCGAACCACTTTTTGGACCTATACGCCAGGCGGTAAAATCCAAACAAAAACCAAACCCGACGGGACTCTTCTCTCATATGAATATAATTCTCAAGGGGAATTGATTAAAGTAAGCTCCCGCCTAGGCGGTTCTCGCGAATTTCAGTACGATCGCTTAGGCCGTTTAACTAAAGGAAGTGGGTTTTCTAGAACTCTTGATCCCTTTGGCAATATCTTAAAAGAAGAATTTTCCAACGGGCTTATGTTGGAGAGTACCTACGATGATTGGAATCGCCCTTTGACAAGAACGCTCCCTGATTACAGCCGCATCGTTTATGAATATGAGGGTCCTTATCTTAGACGAGTCACCAGATTAAATCCTAAGGGCTCCACCTTGTATTCACACATATATGAAGAATATAATGAAGCTGGGCTTCCCCTATCAGAAACAGGACTTTTTCAAACCACCTATACTTACGACAAGACCGGAAGAAGAACATCCCAAATAAATCCCTACCTGAACGATACCCTAATCTACGATAAAGCCGGCAACCTCATTCAAAGAGGCACTGTCGTTTATACTTACGATAAGGTTTCCCAACTCACCTCAGAAACAGATAAATTCACAGCCCTCTACGACCAGCACTACAACTGCATCGAGAAAAATGGGAAACCTCAACCAGTCGATGCCATAAATCAGATCCAAGGACTTCCCTACGATATAAACGGAAACCTGACAAAACCCGGCTTTGGTTTTGATGTTTTTGATCAACTCCTAGTCGAAGGAGAAAACCTCGTTTACGACGCCTTGGGAAGAAGACTACAAAAAGGCCATACTTCCTATCTCTACATCGATGATGAAGAGATAGGATCTTTTGAAGCCATGCAACCTCAAGAGCTCAAAATACCAGGCCATCAAAACATCGTTGCCATTGAAATAAAAAACCGCCTCTATGCCCCTGTTCAAGATGTACAAGGAACAATCCGCTACCTGATTGATTGGAAAACAAAAAAAATAGCTCAAGAGAACACGTGTGATGCCTTTGGTTCAGGGTTAACAGATGCAATCCCTTATGCCTATGCAGGAAAAAGATACGATGCAAAAACAAACCTTGTCTACTTCGGGAAGCGCTACTATGATCCAGAACTTAGCCGTTGGTTAACTAGAGATCCTTTAGGGCCCATTGATCATTCCAACCTCTACCAATATGTTTTCAATAATCCCTTTGCCTATCGAGATCCAACCGGAGAATTTGCCTTCGCAATACCCCTTTTAGTCTGGGGTGCAGAATTAGTTCTTCCCTCTTTAACAGCTTTTATTGTCCCAGTTGCTTATACAGCACTCACAGGAATTACTGCTTACGCAGGCTACAAAGTGTCTCAGGTCATTTACGAAAGAAGCTACGATAACGTTCTTTTTAAAAACTCTTCTACCACACAAGGCCCGAGCAATGCTTCAAAAAAAGGAACTGGTAAAGGGAGTGGAAGGCCAGACAAATTAAAGCCAGATCCAGACACAAAAGGCGTCGTCGCACATAGTGTGTTCAGAAGACACCCGGAGACTAATAAAGTGATAAAGTACGAAACCTTTAAACCACAAACCAATCCTAGAGATCCAGCTCCTTATGAAAGTGTAAAAAGATATGATGGTCCAGGAAGTGGAAAAGGACACACTAACAAGATTTTAAAACAACGAATAGAAACCCCTCATGTCCATGATCCTGCTTATCCGGGAGGTATTAGACCACCCTTACCTTGGGAAACACCAAAATAA
- the rnc gene encoding ribonuclease III: MTYKMNPFEALLEKIPEIEERLGYQFKNKKILVLAFVHRSFFNEYRAVVDQHNERLEFLGDSVLELIISDYVYEHLPTEPEGHLSNLRSYIVEAGSCAQLAIKLNIAEFILLGKGERMNDGRGREKIIADLFEALIGAIYKDGGLEATRQFFLHHFEENIKEIIYKPLRNWKAELQDYAQKKHQKPPIYKVLKESGPDHSKIFQVIACIEDQEIGEGIGPSKKQAEQAAAENALNKLEIKHDD; encoded by the coding sequence ATGACATATAAGATGAATCCATTTGAAGCATTACTTGAGAAAATACCTGAAATTGAAGAACGCTTAGGTTATCAGTTTAAAAACAAAAAAATTCTTGTTTTAGCTTTTGTACACAGATCATTTTTTAATGAATATCGAGCGGTTGTGGATCAACATAATGAACGATTAGAATTTTTAGGAGACTCGGTCCTAGAATTAATTATTTCTGATTATGTGTATGAACATTTGCCAACAGAACCAGAGGGGCATCTTTCTAATTTACGCTCTTATATTGTAGAAGCTGGTAGCTGTGCTCAGCTTGCAATTAAGTTAAATATTGCAGAATTTATTTTATTAGGTAAGGGTGAAAGGATGAACGATGGGCGGGGTCGAGAAAAAATTATAGCAGATTTATTTGAAGCCCTCATTGGAGCTATTTATAAAGATGGGGGGCTAGAAGCCACTCGTCAATTTTTTTTACATCATTTTGAAGAAAACATAAAAGAGATTATTTATAAGCCCTTAAGGAATTGGAAAGCAGAGTTACAAGATTATGCACAAAAAAAACACCAAAAGCCGCCTATTTATAAAGTATTAAAAGAATCAGGGCCCGATCACAGCAAAATATTTCAAGTGATTGCTTGTATTGAAGATCAAGAAATAGGTGAGGGAATAGGTCCTTCCAAAAAACAAGCAGAACAAGCAGCAGCTGAAAACGCGCTAAATAAATTGGAAATCAAACATGACGATTAA
- the radA gene encoding DNA repair protein RadA, whose protein sequence is MTIKQRSIWCCIECGLTQAKWTGSCPACKKWNTFEKEIQAVDKSERFAHSKSQPLRIKEIKFEESMRISTKLIEFDRLLGGGIVPGSLTLIGGDPGIGKSTLMLQLAQKLAEQGLTVLYICGEESVEQTSLRALRLKVQDEHLFLLSETLFSHIKLQVERLKPDIMIVDSIQIVYKSEIPSAPGSVSQVRELAMEFMHLAKGLKIATFLIGHVTKSGEIAGPKVLEHIVDTVLDFEGEKQQGYRMLRSVKNRFGPTDEIALFQMSTTGLTEVHNPSLLFMEERTKELPGSVIIPALEGSRSLLVEAQALVAPSSFSTSTRKSTGLDPNRLSLLLAVLEKKMDYRLYNCDIFVCIAGGLKIFEPAIDLGVILAIASSFCNRCIDPSTAIVGEVGLGGEVRGVSRIENRIREVIHMGFKQCIIPKRNVKGISSGLSDKIHLIEVEVVEDAIHALM, encoded by the coding sequence ATGACGATTAAACAACGCTCAATTTGGTGCTGCATTGAATGTGGGCTTACTCAAGCTAAATGGACGGGAAGCTGTCCAGCTTGTAAAAAGTGGAACACTTTTGAAAAAGAGATTCAAGCAGTTGATAAATCAGAGCGGTTTGCACATAGCAAATCACAGCCTTTGCGGATTAAAGAGATCAAATTCGAAGAATCCATGCGTATCTCAACCAAGCTGATAGAGTTTGATCGTTTACTAGGAGGAGGCATTGTCCCTGGCTCTTTAACACTCATTGGAGGCGATCCTGGAATTGGTAAATCCACTCTCATGTTGCAACTGGCTCAAAAGCTAGCTGAACAAGGATTAACCGTTCTTTATATTTGTGGAGAAGAGTCCGTTGAACAAACCTCCTTAAGAGCTTTAAGACTCAAAGTGCAAGATGAACATCTATTTCTATTAAGTGAAACTCTTTTTTCTCATATTAAACTGCAGGTCGAGCGTTTAAAACCTGATATAATGATTGTTGATTCGATACAGATTGTATATAAAAGTGAAATTCCTTCCGCTCCAGGCTCTGTTAGCCAAGTACGAGAGTTAGCCATGGAGTTTATGCATCTAGCAAAAGGATTAAAAATTGCAACTTTTCTCATAGGTCATGTGACAAAATCAGGAGAAATTGCAGGTCCTAAAGTGCTAGAGCATATTGTGGATACCGTATTGGATTTTGAAGGGGAAAAACAGCAAGGGTACCGGATGCTTCGCTCTGTTAAAAACCGATTTGGTCCCACAGATGAGATTGCTTTATTTCAAATGAGTACCACAGGACTTACCGAAGTGCATAATCCTTCTTTATTGTTTATGGAAGAGCGTACAAAAGAGCTGCCGGGTTCTGTGATTATCCCTGCATTAGAAGGGAGCCGCTCACTACTAGTGGAAGCACAAGCTTTGGTTGCACCCTCTTCTTTTTCTACCTCAACGCGTAAATCAACAGGATTAGATCCCAATCGATTGAGCCTGCTACTAGCGGTGTTAGAAAAGAAAATGGATTACCGACTCTATAATTGCGATATATTTGTATGTATAGCGGGAGGCTTGAAGATTTTTGAGCCAGCCATTGATTTAGGGGTTATTTTAGCTATTGCCTCTTCTTTTTGTAATCGTTGTATCGACCCTTCAACCGCCATTGTTGGCGAAGTGGGGTTAGGTGGTGAAGTGCGCGGAGTTTCTCGGATTGAAAATAGAATTCGAGAGGTTATTCATATGGGATTTAAACAATGTATTATTCCTAAGCGCAATGTAAAAGGTATTTCTTCTGGTCTGTCAGATAAAATTCATCTGATTGAAGTAGAAGTTGTGGAGGATGCTATTCATGCACTTATGTAA
- the hemC gene encoding hydroxymethylbilane synthase → MHLCNQKISVAARDSCLSRAQVREVHQELQMVHPNHIFVPTWIRTTGDDRLDLSLRFLSKTNFFTKEVDQLVLSGTCRVGIHSAKDLPDPLEQGLKIVAITKGVDARDVLVLPPDQTVDILPKKARIATSTLRREKAIKDLREDLICVDIRGVIEDRLAYLYRGEIEGLVVAEAALIRLHLTHLNRFFLLTEVAALQGKLAVVARQDDQEMLQIFSAVNTFQELDFINSYL, encoded by the coding sequence ATGCACTTATGTAATCAAAAAATCTCAGTGGCTGCACGGGACTCTTGTCTGTCGCGTGCTCAAGTAAGAGAAGTGCACCAAGAGCTGCAAATGGTTCATCCAAATCATATTTTTGTGCCTACTTGGATTCGGACAACAGGAGATGATAGATTAGATCTTTCTTTGAGATTTTTGAGTAAAACCAATTTTTTTACCAAAGAAGTAGATCAGTTGGTGTTGTCTGGGACTTGCAGAGTAGGTATTCACTCAGCCAAAGATTTACCAGACCCTTTAGAACAAGGCTTAAAAATAGTTGCTATCACGAAAGGGGTAGATGCAAGAGATGTTTTGGTTTTGCCTCCTGATCAAACAGTAGATATCCTACCAAAAAAAGCGCGTATTGCCACCTCTACTTTGCGTCGTGAAAAAGCTATTAAAGATTTAAGAGAGGATCTGATTTGTGTAGATATTCGCGGGGTAATTGAAGATCGTTTGGCTTATCTTTACCGAGGAGAGATTGAGGGGTTGGTTGTGGCTGAAGCTGCATTGATTCGTTTACATTTAACCCATCTAAATCGGTTTTTTTTATTAACAGAAGTAGCTGCATTGCAAGGTAAATTAGCCGTTGTTGCTAGACAAGACGATCAAGAGATGTTACAGATTTTTTCTGCAGTAAATACTTTCCAAGAACTAGATTTCATCAATAGTTATTTGTGA
- a CDS encoding uroporphyrinogen-III synthase, producing MRKALYLGTDPSYYQAKGAQIIHYPVIQIIPRMDSYIQAAYSKLANYTHLLFTSKNTVQVFFQQLNDLDISKNLLEPITIIAIGQVTASYVKKYTHCSFVVEEETQEGMVAFLRTQSLEKTYFFSPRSSLSRNVILDFFQKNHILFQDCFIYDTVVQKNQPIPHLEDIDEIIFTSPSTIKAFLEIFSAIPLDKKLTTIGPITQKALSEIKALLFPKV from the coding sequence GTGAGGAAAGCTCTCTATCTGGGAACAGATCCTTCGTATTATCAAGCGAAGGGGGCCCAAATTATTCACTACCCCGTGATTCAAATTATACCCAGAATGGACTCCTATATACAAGCGGCCTATAGCAAGTTAGCAAACTATACACATCTTCTGTTTACTAGTAAAAATACAGTTCAGGTTTTTTTTCAGCAGTTAAATGACCTTGATATATCTAAAAATCTTTTAGAGCCGATTACCATCATTGCCATTGGCCAAGTTACTGCTAGTTATGTAAAAAAATATACCCATTGCTCTTTTGTTGTAGAAGAAGAGACGCAAGAGGGGATGGTTGCTTTTTTGCGTACACAGTCTTTAGAAAAAACCTATTTTTTTTCCCCTCGTTCTAGTCTTTCTAGAAATGTAATCCTAGATTTTTTTCAAAAAAATCATATCCTGTTTCAGGATTGTTTTATTTACGATACGGTTGTTCAAAAAAATCAGCCCATTCCCCATCTAGAAGACATAGACGAAATTATTTTCACAAGTCCTTCGACCATCAAAGCTTTTTTAGAGATTTTTTCTGCTATTCCTTTAGATAAAAAGCTTACAACAATAGGACCTATTACGCAAAAGGCGTTATCTGAGATTAAGGCGTTGCTATTTCCAAAGGTTTAG